In Archangium violaceum, the following are encoded in one genomic region:
- a CDS encoding Hsp70 family protein — protein MARYAIGIDLGTTHSAVSYFNLEEARPRGPAQSMLPIPQLTAPGTVEARTLLPSFLYLPSGQEFPQGSLALPWNPGATSIAGEFARAHGAKVPTRLVSSAKSWLSHPGVDRRAALLPWQAPEEVQRVSPVEASTRYLRHLREAWDHTFARTKEDAGNAMAAQDVIITVPASFDAAARDLTLESARAAGLENIILLEEPQAALYAWLEAQGETFRKRVKVGEVILVVDVGGGTTDFSLITVRDRAGDVELTRVAVGDHILLGGDNMDLALAHTLNQRLTAEGKKLDAWQFNALTYGCRMAKETLYGDPAMTKAPIAIPGRGSSLIGGTLRTELAREDLDRVLTDGFFPPSPVTELPRMARRTGLAQMALPYAQDPAVTRHLAAFLTRQAQALASSPDSPVDVGGKSFIHPTAVLFNGGVFKAGPLKARVMEVLNAWLTADGGQPAQELAGADLDLSVARGAAYYGWVRQGHGLRIRGGTARAYYVGVETAMPAVPGMEPPVKALCVAPFGMEEGTQADVPPQEFGLVTGEPTSFRFFASSVRRDDKVGTMVDDVDGNEFEELAPIETTLPGTPTPFGDLTPVNLQAAVTEVGTLELRCLQKDGPGKWKLELNVRMKE, from the coding sequence ATGGCCCGATACGCGATTGGAATCGATCTCGGCACCACGCACTCCGCGGTCTCCTACTTCAACCTGGAGGAGGCCAGGCCCCGGGGCCCCGCGCAGTCGATGCTGCCCATCCCGCAGCTGACGGCGCCGGGCACGGTGGAGGCCCGGACGCTGCTCCCCTCCTTCCTCTACCTGCCGAGCGGCCAGGAGTTCCCCCAGGGCAGCCTGGCGCTGCCGTGGAACCCGGGGGCGACCAGCATCGCCGGTGAGTTCGCCCGCGCCCATGGCGCCAAGGTGCCCACCCGGCTGGTGTCCTCGGCGAAGAGCTGGCTGAGCCACCCGGGGGTGGACCGGCGCGCCGCCCTGCTGCCCTGGCAGGCGCCCGAGGAAGTGCAACGAGTCTCGCCGGTGGAGGCCTCCACCCGCTACCTGCGCCACCTGCGCGAGGCGTGGGACCACACCTTCGCCCGGACGAAGGAGGACGCCGGCAACGCCATGGCCGCGCAGGACGTCATCATCACCGTCCCGGCCTCGTTCGACGCCGCCGCGCGCGACCTGACGCTCGAGTCCGCCCGGGCCGCGGGCCTGGAGAACATCATCCTCCTGGAGGAGCCGCAGGCGGCGCTCTACGCATGGCTGGAGGCTCAGGGCGAGACGTTCCGCAAGCGGGTGAAGGTGGGCGAGGTCATCCTCGTGGTGGACGTGGGCGGTGGCACCACGGACTTCTCGCTCATCACCGTGAGGGACAGGGCGGGTGACGTGGAGCTCACGCGCGTGGCGGTGGGCGACCACATCCTCCTGGGCGGCGACAACATGGACCTGGCGCTGGCGCACACGCTCAACCAGCGACTCACCGCCGAGGGCAAGAAGCTGGACGCCTGGCAGTTCAATGCCCTCACCTACGGCTGCCGCATGGCCAAGGAGACGCTGTACGGGGACCCGGCCATGACGAAGGCGCCCATCGCCATTCCGGGCCGGGGCTCGTCGCTCATCGGCGGCACGCTGCGCACGGAGCTGGCCCGCGAGGACCTGGACCGCGTCCTCACGGATGGCTTCTTCCCGCCCTCCCCCGTCACGGAGCTGCCGCGCATGGCCCGGCGCACGGGCCTCGCGCAGATGGCGCTGCCGTACGCGCAGGATCCGGCGGTGACGAGGCACCTGGCCGCCTTCCTCACCCGGCAGGCGCAGGCGCTGGCCAGCTCGCCGGACTCGCCGGTGGACGTGGGCGGCAAGTCCTTCATCCACCCCACCGCCGTGCTCTTCAACGGTGGCGTCTTCAAGGCGGGCCCGCTCAAGGCCCGGGTGATGGAGGTGCTCAACGCGTGGCTCACCGCGGACGGTGGCCAGCCGGCCCAGGAGCTCGCGGGCGCGGATCTGGACCTGTCCGTGGCGCGCGGCGCGGCCTACTACGGCTGGGTACGGCAGGGCCACGGCCTGCGCATCCGCGGCGGCACGGCCCGCGCCTACTACGTGGGCGTGGAGACGGCGATGCCCGCGGTGCCCGGCATGGAGCCCCCCGTGAAGGCCCTGTGCGTGGCCCCCTTCGGCATGGAGGAGGGCACCCAGGCGGACGTGCCTCCGCAGGAGTTCGGCCTCGTCACCGGAGAGCCCACCAGCTTCCGCTTCTTCGCCTCATCCGTGCGGCGCGACGACAAGGTGGGGACGATGGTGGACGACGTGGACGGCAACGAGTTCGAGGAGCTCGCCCCCATCGAGACGACGCTCCCGGGCACGCCCACGCCCTTCGGAGACCTCACGCCCGTCAACCTCCAGGCGGCCGTCACCGAGGTGGGCACGCTGGAGCTGCGCTGCCTACAGAAGGACGGCCCCGGCAAGTGGAAGCTGGAGCTCAACGTCCGCATGAAGGAGTAG
- a CDS encoding Hsp70 family protein — protein sequence MHIVGIDLGTTHCAVASVDPSKGPAAPVEDFPVPQLVRQGEVSPRSLLPSCVYVPAGHELAAESLRLPWGESGPHVVGELARWQGARVPGRVVTSAKSWLCHPGVDRSAPILPWGAPADVAKVSPVEASALLLQHMARAWNHAHPDAPLAQQEVVITVPASFDEAARALTVSAARKAGLEKFTLLEEPQAAFYDYTARHRKDLATSLETVRLVLVVDVGGGTTDFTLVHAGVSPEGPMLRRLAVGEHLMLGGDNMDAALAKRVEEKLFPDGNRRLSATQWTQAIQAARTAKEALLGSTPPERYGVSLVAEGSRLLGGSLSTELAREEAETIVMDGFFPRAGANERPRRVSRMALQELGLPYAQDAAITRHLAAFLAQHAAAGFAALGETAPAEGALPRPDAILLNGGVFNSPQLAERLVEAVSAWWPGAPRIRLLKHESLELAVARGAAYYGLVRRGHGLRIGGGAARAYYVSLQRAADSAEQPVLCLIPRGFEEGNQVDIGERSFTLTLGRPVQFTLHSTTSDRIDKPGDVVALTEDLKPLPPIHTVLKGASGKTAEVPVHLQAGLTEIGTLELFAVSNVADERWRLEFELRGTGGERELTVTESMPARFAEAKENVERVYGNKPLPIGPKDVKQLSRTLEKVLGPKETWRVPVLRELWSSLFAGASKRRRTADHERVFYSLTGFTLRPGFGYPLDHWRAEQTFSLFEPLVQHHTEKSVWIEFWVMWRRMAGGLNEAQQRKLYDYLKPHLARRVPPETSQPQTKLKGIQPEGLDEMVRTAASLEHIAPEDKAELGGWVAARLKAENKSGGPWAWALGRLGARVPLYGSGHKVVDVEVAESWLSLLLELGLERIDGAQFAAAQLARLTGDRTRDISPELRARAVQALRKSKAADTWVRMVTEVVALEAADEARALGDTLPAGLRL from the coding sequence ATGCACATCGTCGGCATCGACCTCGGAACCACCCACTGCGCCGTCGCCTCGGTGGACCCCTCGAAGGGGCCCGCCGCACCCGTGGAGGACTTCCCCGTCCCCCAACTGGTGCGCCAGGGCGAGGTGAGCCCGCGCTCGCTGCTGCCCTCGTGCGTCTACGTGCCCGCCGGCCATGAGCTCGCCGCCGAGTCGCTCCGCCTCCCCTGGGGCGAGAGCGGTCCGCACGTGGTGGGCGAGCTCGCCCGCTGGCAGGGAGCCCGGGTGCCAGGCCGGGTGGTGACGTCTGCGAAGAGCTGGCTGTGCCACCCGGGCGTGGACCGCTCGGCGCCCATCCTCCCGTGGGGTGCTCCGGCGGACGTGGCGAAGGTGTCTCCGGTGGAGGCGAGCGCCCTGCTCCTCCAGCACATGGCCCGTGCGTGGAACCACGCCCACCCGGACGCGCCGCTGGCGCAGCAGGAGGTGGTCATCACCGTGCCCGCCTCCTTCGACGAGGCGGCGCGAGCCCTCACGGTGAGCGCCGCGCGCAAGGCGGGCCTGGAGAAGTTCACGCTCCTGGAGGAGCCGCAGGCGGCCTTCTACGACTACACCGCGCGCCACCGGAAGGACCTGGCGACGTCGCTGGAGACGGTGCGGCTGGTGCTGGTGGTGGACGTGGGCGGAGGCACCACGGACTTCACCCTGGTGCACGCGGGTGTGTCCCCCGAGGGCCCCATGCTGCGGCGGCTCGCGGTGGGCGAGCACCTGATGCTCGGCGGCGACAACATGGACGCCGCGCTGGCGAAGCGCGTGGAGGAGAAGCTCTTCCCGGACGGCAACCGGCGCCTGTCCGCCACGCAGTGGACACAGGCCATCCAAGCGGCCCGCACCGCCAAGGAGGCGCTGCTGGGCTCCACCCCGCCCGAGCGCTACGGCGTGTCGCTGGTGGCCGAGGGCAGCCGGCTGCTGGGAGGCTCGCTGTCCACGGAGCTGGCGCGCGAGGAGGCGGAGACGATCGTCATGGATGGCTTCTTCCCACGCGCGGGCGCGAACGAGCGTCCCCGGCGCGTGTCGCGCATGGCGCTCCAGGAGCTGGGGCTTCCGTACGCACAGGACGCGGCCATCACCCGACACCTGGCGGCCTTCCTCGCGCAGCACGCGGCGGCGGGCTTCGCGGCGCTCGGGGAGACGGCGCCCGCGGAGGGTGCCCTGCCCCGCCCGGACGCCATCCTGCTCAATGGCGGTGTCTTCAACTCGCCCCAGCTGGCCGAGCGGCTGGTGGAGGCGGTGAGCGCGTGGTGGCCGGGAGCCCCGCGCATCCGGCTGCTGAAGCACGAGTCACTGGAGCTGGCGGTGGCACGTGGCGCGGCCTACTACGGGCTGGTGCGGCGAGGGCACGGCCTGCGCATCGGAGGAGGCGCGGCGCGGGCGTACTACGTGTCCCTGCAGCGCGCGGCGGACAGCGCGGAGCAGCCGGTGCTGTGCCTCATCCCGCGAGGCTTCGAGGAGGGCAACCAGGTCGACATCGGCGAGCGCTCCTTCACGCTCACGCTGGGAAGGCCGGTGCAGTTCACGCTGCACTCCACCACGAGCGACCGCATCGACAAGCCGGGCGACGTGGTGGCGCTGACGGAGGACCTGAAGCCGCTGCCGCCCATCCACACGGTGCTCAAGGGGGCGTCGGGGAAGACGGCGGAGGTGCCGGTGCACCTGCAGGCGGGGCTCACGGAGATCGGCACGCTGGAGCTCTTCGCGGTGTCGAACGTGGCGGACGAGCGCTGGCGGCTGGAGTTCGAGCTGCGGGGCACGGGTGGCGAGCGCGAGCTGACCGTCACCGAGTCCATGCCCGCGCGCTTCGCCGAGGCGAAGGAGAACGTGGAGCGGGTGTACGGCAACAAGCCGCTGCCCATTGGCCCCAAGGACGTGAAGCAGCTGTCGCGCACGCTGGAGAAGGTGCTGGGCCCGAAGGAGACGTGGCGGGTGCCGGTGCTGCGCGAGCTGTGGAGCTCCCTGTTCGCGGGGGCCTCGAAGCGGCGCCGCACGGCGGACCACGAGCGCGTCTTCTACAGCCTGACGGGCTTCACGCTGCGGCCGGGCTTCGGCTACCCGCTGGACCACTGGCGGGCGGAGCAGACGTTCTCGCTGTTCGAACCGCTGGTGCAGCACCACACCGAGAAGTCGGTCTGGATCGAGTTCTGGGTGATGTGGCGGCGGATGGCGGGCGGGCTGAACGAGGCGCAGCAGCGCAAGCTGTACGACTACCTGAAGCCACACCTGGCGCGGAGGGTGCCGCCGGAGACGTCGCAGCCGCAGACGAAGCTGAAGGGCATCCAGCCCGAGGGCCTGGACGAGATGGTGCGCACGGCGGCCTCGCTGGAGCACATCGCGCCGGAGGACAAGGCGGAGCTGGGTGGCTGGGTGGCGGCGCGGCTGAAGGCGGAGAACAAGAGCGGCGGCCCGTGGGCGTGGGCGCTGGGTCGGCTGGGCGCGCGAGTGCCGCTGTACGGCAGCGGCCACAAGGTGGTGGACGTGGAGGTGGCCGAGTCCTGGCTGTCCCTGCTGTTGGAGCTGGGCCTCGAGCGCATCGACGGGGCGCAGTTCGCGGCGGCGCAGCTCGCGCGGCTCACGGGAGACCGGACACGGGACATCAGCCCCGAGCTGCGAGCCAGGGCCGTCCAGGCGCTGCGCAAGTCGAAGGCGGCCGACACCTGGGTGCGGATGGTGACGGAAGTCGTGGCGCTCGAAGCCGCGGATGAGGCACGGGCCCTCGGCGACACGCTCCCGGCGGGACTGCGCCTGTAA
- a CDS encoding amino acid ABC transporter ATP-binding protein, whose translation MSTPILRVEGLRKSFGGREVLRGIDLAVAPGEVVVIIGPSGCGKSTLLRCLNHLEQPTAGRVWFREELVGSRDEGGRLLPRPEAEVDRQRARIGMVFQRFNLFPHMTALGNVIEAPIRVKGMAREQAEALALRLLGRVGLLDRKDEYPARLSGGQQQRVAIARALAMEPEVMLFDEPTSALDPELADEVLQVMQDLAREGMTMLVVTHEMGFAREVAHRVGVMDAGLVIEQGPPSLIFTTPTQPRTREFLRKVLHTRLEGTGPAET comes from the coding sequence ATGAGCACACCGATTCTCAGGGTGGAGGGGCTGCGCAAGTCCTTCGGTGGGCGGGAGGTGCTCAGGGGAATCGACCTGGCGGTGGCTCCGGGCGAGGTGGTGGTCATCATCGGGCCGAGCGGTTGCGGCAAGTCCACGCTGCTGCGCTGCCTCAACCACCTCGAACAGCCCACGGCGGGGCGCGTCTGGTTCCGCGAGGAGCTGGTGGGGTCGCGCGACGAGGGAGGGCGGTTGCTTCCGCGCCCCGAGGCCGAGGTGGATCGGCAGCGGGCGCGCATCGGAATGGTCTTCCAGCGGTTCAACCTCTTCCCGCACATGACCGCGCTGGGCAACGTCATCGAGGCCCCCATCCGGGTCAAGGGGATGGCGCGAGAGCAGGCGGAGGCGCTCGCCCTGCGGTTGTTGGGACGTGTGGGCTTGCTGGACAGGAAGGACGAGTACCCGGCGCGTCTCTCGGGAGGCCAGCAGCAGCGGGTGGCCATCGCGCGGGCCCTGGCCATGGAGCCGGAGGTGATGCTCTTCGATGAACCGACCTCCGCGTTGGATCCCGAGCTCGCCGACGAGGTGCTCCAGGTGATGCAGGACCTGGCGCGCGAGGGGATGACGATGCTGGTCGTCACGCACGAGATGGGCTTCGCGCGCGAGGTGGCGCACCGGGTGGGAGTGATGGACGCGGGCCTCGTCATCGAGCAGGGCCCGCCCTCCCTCATCTTCACCACCCCCACGCAGCCGCGCACCCGCGAGTTCCTGCGCAAGGTGCTCCACACCCGCCTGGAAGGTACCGGCCCGGCGGAGACCTGA
- a CDS encoding ABC transporter substrate-binding protein/permease encodes MRCLALAVGVLLAVGASPSFGAPGPDSIPVPARLRDAGVLRVAIDATYPPMESLREGQPEGFDVDLARELARRLGVTAEFIVMDWDGILAGLTSGRYDVIISSMNITPERQQQVDFVEYARMSQVFVCRRGFVVRTEQELAGRVVAVQVNTTSHRWLERLQRQGIALEEIKPFPGMTEAFAAMKSEQAEVLVTDEAVGRYFALRDDTFAVTGQALEPEPIGIAIDKRDKELTASIAAAIEQLRRDGELRRLSERWFGGELGQVAPPLGFWDFSRTVVLPRVFKGLQVTLLLTLGSGLSGIALGLLVALARISRKQGVQGVARLYIALFRGTPLLLQILFIFFALPLMIGVKLGAMAAGIVALSLNAAAYIAEIFRAGIESIDKGQMEAARALGMSYGLAMRRVILPQTFRRLLPPLVNELAALSKDTSLVMVIALPEMLYETKQIAGAYLRPEVYAWAALGYLLIVLALSTLARRLEKRLEAHGA; translated from the coding sequence ATGCGGTGTCTTGCTCTCGCGGTGGGAGTGCTGCTGGCGGTGGGGGCCTCGCCCTCGTTCGGGGCTCCTGGGCCGGATTCCATCCCGGTGCCAGCGCGCCTGCGCGACGCGGGCGTGCTGCGGGTGGCCATCGACGCGACCTACCCGCCCATGGAGTCCCTGAGAGAGGGTCAACCCGAGGGCTTCGACGTCGACCTGGCCCGTGAGCTCGCCCGGCGCCTGGGAGTCACCGCCGAGTTCATCGTCATGGACTGGGACGGCATCCTCGCCGGCCTCACCTCCGGCCGGTACGACGTCATCATCTCCTCGATGAACATCACCCCGGAGCGCCAGCAGCAGGTCGACTTCGTCGAGTACGCGCGCATGTCCCAGGTCTTCGTCTGCCGGCGGGGCTTCGTGGTGCGGACGGAACAGGAGCTGGCGGGACGGGTGGTCGCGGTCCAGGTCAACACCACCTCGCACCGCTGGCTGGAGCGGCTCCAACGTCAGGGCATCGCCCTCGAGGAGATCAAGCCGTTTCCCGGAATGACGGAGGCCTTCGCCGCGATGAAGTCCGAGCAGGCCGAGGTCCTCGTCACGGACGAGGCCGTGGGCCGCTACTTCGCCCTGCGCGACGACACCTTCGCCGTCACCGGTCAGGCGCTGGAGCCGGAGCCCATCGGCATCGCCATCGACAAGCGGGACAAGGAGCTGACCGCGAGCATCGCCGCCGCGATCGAGCAATTGCGGCGGGACGGCGAGCTGCGCCGGTTGTCCGAGCGGTGGTTCGGCGGCGAGCTGGGTCAGGTGGCTCCTCCGCTGGGCTTCTGGGACTTCTCCCGCACGGTGGTGCTGCCCCGCGTGTTCAAGGGCCTCCAGGTGACGCTCCTGCTGACGCTCGGCAGCGGGCTGTCCGGCATCGCATTGGGGCTGCTCGTGGCGCTGGCCCGCATCTCCCGGAAGCAGGGGGTCCAGGGCGTCGCCCGCCTCTACATCGCGCTCTTCCGCGGGACGCCGCTGCTGTTGCAGATCCTCTTCATCTTCTTCGCCCTGCCGCTGATGATCGGCGTGAAGCTCGGCGCGATGGCCGCCGGTATCGTCGCGCTCTCGCTGAACGCGGCGGCCTACATCGCGGAGATCTTCCGGGCCGGTATCGAGTCCATCGACAAGGGGCAGATGGAGGCGGCGAGGGCGCTCGGGATGAGCTACGGGCTGGCCATGCGCCGCGTCATCCTCCCTCAGACGTTCCGGCGGCTGTTGCCGCCACTCGTGAATGAGCTGGCGGCGCTCTCCAAGGACACCTCGCTCGTGATGGTGATCGCGCTGCCCGAGATGCTGTACGAGACGAAGCAGATCGCCGGGGCCTACCTGCGGCCCGAGGTGTACGCCTGGGCGGCCCTGGGCTACCTGCTCATCGTCCTGGCGCTGTCGACCCTGGCCCGGCGGTTGGAGAAGCGGCTGGAGGCGCACGGCGCATGA
- a CDS encoding sensor histidine kinase: MATGPTDDLFDFAPCGLLSFTDEGTLVVVNDTLLGLLGYSRDELVGGHVDRILTLASRLFYQTHFFPLLRMQGKAEEISLSLSSKSRESVPVLVSAVRRERQGTIVNDCALLPVRERGKYEDELLRAKRAAEEALRSNEELIQARQELQLRAQELDQQLHQLERNNQELTRISTILAHDLREPMRKLSVFGSLFTKEDRQVLSLTGQRSLDRIRAESARMDGLLTALQQFVSLEVTEEPTEAVNLNDVVRSAQQMVSERTERGAPKVLSQSLPVIQGRRRQLVMLFYHLLDNAVKFRTPEVFPQVDIGCGVIQLNSFRAIKDKYRYVDFARIVLEDNGVGFHGRYSDYVFEALRKLDPNTPGPGIGLAICRKVVESHGGSISAESEPGRGARFTILLPLGQ; encoded by the coding sequence ATGGCGACCGGTCCAACAGACGACCTGTTCGATTTCGCGCCCTGCGGTCTCCTCTCGTTCACCGATGAGGGGACGCTCGTGGTCGTCAACGACACGTTGCTCGGCCTGCTGGGCTATTCCCGTGACGAGCTGGTGGGCGGCCACGTGGACAGGATCCTGACGCTGGCGAGCCGCCTGTTCTACCAGACCCACTTCTTCCCGCTGCTCCGGATGCAGGGCAAGGCGGAGGAGATCTCCCTCTCGCTGAGCTCGAAGAGCCGCGAGTCCGTCCCCGTGCTCGTCAGCGCCGTGCGACGGGAGCGCCAGGGGACGATCGTCAATGACTGCGCGCTCTTGCCGGTGCGCGAGCGCGGGAAGTACGAGGACGAGCTGCTGAGGGCGAAGCGGGCGGCGGAGGAGGCGCTGCGCAGCAACGAGGAGCTGATCCAGGCCAGGCAGGAGTTGCAACTGCGGGCCCAGGAGCTCGACCAGCAGCTGCACCAGCTGGAGCGCAACAACCAGGAGCTCACGCGCATCAGCACCATCCTGGCGCATGACCTGCGGGAGCCGATGCGCAAGCTCTCCGTGTTCGGGTCCCTCTTCACCAAGGAGGATCGGCAGGTGCTGTCCTTGACGGGTCAGCGCTCGTTGGATCGCATCCGGGCGGAGAGCGCGAGGATGGATGGGCTGCTCACGGCGCTCCAGCAGTTCGTGTCGCTGGAGGTGACCGAAGAGCCGACCGAGGCGGTGAACCTGAACGATGTGGTGCGCAGCGCCCAGCAGATGGTGTCCGAGAGGACCGAGCGGGGTGCGCCGAAGGTGCTGAGCCAGTCGCTTCCGGTCATCCAGGGCCGGCGCCGGCAGCTGGTGATGTTGTTCTACCACCTGCTCGACAACGCGGTGAAGTTCCGCACTCCCGAGGTGTTCCCCCAGGTCGACATCGGGTGCGGGGTGATCCAGCTCAACAGCTTCCGGGCGATCAAGGACAAGTACCGCTACGTCGATTTCGCGAGGATCGTGCTGGAGGACAACGGGGTCGGGTTCCATGGCCGCTACAGCGATTACGTGTTCGAGGCGCTGAGGAAGCTGGACCCGAACACCCCGGGCCCTGGAATCGGCCTGGCCATCTGCCGCAAGGTGGTGGAGAGCCACGGTGGGTCCATCTCGGCCGAGTCGGAGCCGGGCCGCGGGGCCCGGTTCACGATCCTGCTGCCGCTGGGTCAGTAG
- a CDS encoding alpha/beta fold hydrolase — MIALNTRDSTILRRNNVKVTGRGTQPMLFAHGFGCDQHMWRFVSPAFEENYRVILFDYVGSGRSDLRAYNAERYSDLNGYAQDILDICAALDLEDVILVGHSVSSMIGLLAAIKEPRRFQRLVFVSPSPRYINDAPDYFGGFERKDIEELLDTMDKNYIGWASFLAPTIMQNGDRPELSDELRESFCSTDPNIARRFAEVTFFSDNRKDLPKLTVPSLILQCSEDLIAPRQVGEYLHRHVPGSTLRIMKATGHCPHMSAPEETLGLIKDYVSSPCAL; from the coding sequence GTGATCGCTCTGAACACCAGGGATTCGACCATCCTCCGTAGGAACAACGTCAAAGTCACGGGCCGGGGAACGCAGCCGATGCTGTTCGCGCACGGTTTTGGGTGCGACCAGCACATGTGGCGCTTCGTGAGCCCCGCCTTCGAAGAGAACTACCGGGTCATCCTGTTTGACTACGTCGGCTCGGGCCGGTCGGATCTCCGCGCGTACAATGCCGAGCGGTACTCGGATCTGAACGGCTACGCGCAGGACATCCTCGACATCTGCGCGGCCCTGGACCTGGAGGATGTCATCCTCGTCGGGCACTCCGTCAGCAGCATGATCGGACTGCTGGCCGCCATCAAGGAGCCCAGGCGCTTCCAGCGCCTCGTCTTCGTGAGCCCCTCGCCCCGCTACATCAACGACGCTCCGGACTACTTCGGCGGCTTCGAGCGCAAGGACATCGAGGAGCTGCTGGACACGATGGACAAGAACTACATCGGCTGGGCGAGCTTCCTGGCCCCGACGATCATGCAGAACGGGGACCGGCCGGAGCTCAGTGACGAGCTCCGGGAGAGCTTCTGCTCCACGGATCCGAACATCGCCCGGCGGTTCGCGGAGGTGACGTTCTTCTCGGACAACCGGAAGGATCTGCCCAAGCTCACGGTGCCCTCGCTCATCCTCCAGTGCTCGGAGGATCTCATCGCGCCGAGGCAGGTGGGCGAGTATCTCCACCGCCACGTGCCGGGCAGCACGCTGCGGATCATGAAGGCCACGGGCCATTGCCCGCACATGAGTGCTCCCGAGGAGACCCTGGGTCTCATCAAGGACTACGTGAGCTCCCCATGCGCGCTCTGA
- a CDS encoding bifunctional metallophosphatase/5'-nucleotidase — translation MHPSRLLLALGALVASGCASAPRPAESPSQTPPSQSQAVKAPAEPVRLTLVGTNDFHGWLMPHTTSLPGGLELREGGAAVFAGYVARLRADNPDGVLLLDAGDLFQGTLASNLTEGASVIDVYNQLGYAAAALGNHEFDYGPAGPKAVPGPGEDPFGALVERIRQARFPLLSVNVREAASGQHPAWFGNDGTLLVTLKGVKVGIVGLTTPSTPRIVNPALVSTLRFDGMVPTTLDAVKRLRAQGAEVVVGVAHAGGKCADLSNPRDLSSCDRSDGEIYELAESLPPGTLDVIFAGHTHQAMGHYFGNVPVLSTSGQGRSFGVVELFVDPASRKVLTERTRLQAAIPVCAQVDAKTGSCDPRKLKEQGAAVQLVASTFLGGPVVADKEVEALVAPALARVEEVQRRPLGVTVTAPLGRNYESESALGNVLTDALREMEKVDVALLNSGGLRANLKAGPLTYGDLYEVLPFDNTVAIVTVTGDELRRLLVAAYGTGTGVFQESGLKVKLARCPGPERLRDVTLANGKPLEPKRLYRVVLPDFLARGAAGLGSVLSQVPPERIDLGLGREQILRDALATWWKSRGTPISVPATGRISFVDGGECASKGSAAPRSERP, via the coding sequence ATGCACCCCTCTCGACTCCTCCTCGCGCTGGGGGCCCTCGTGGCCTCCGGTTGCGCCAGCGCTCCGCGTCCCGCGGAGTCGCCCTCCCAGACGCCTCCTTCCCAGTCCCAGGCCGTGAAGGCCCCCGCCGAGCCCGTGCGGCTCACCCTGGTGGGCACCAACGACTTCCACGGCTGGTTGATGCCGCACACCACCTCCCTGCCCGGCGGCCTGGAGTTGCGGGAGGGTGGGGCGGCCGTCTTCGCCGGCTACGTGGCCCGGCTGCGCGCGGACAACCCGGACGGCGTGCTGCTGCTGGACGCGGGGGACCTCTTCCAGGGGACGCTCGCCTCCAACCTCACCGAGGGCGCCTCGGTCATCGACGTCTACAACCAGCTGGGCTACGCCGCCGCCGCGCTCGGCAACCACGAGTTCGACTACGGGCCGGCGGGGCCCAAGGCGGTGCCCGGGCCGGGAGAGGATCCCTTCGGGGCCCTCGTCGAGCGCATCCGCCAGGCGCGCTTCCCGCTGCTCTCCGTCAACGTCCGCGAGGCCGCTTCCGGCCAGCACCCCGCGTGGTTCGGCAATGACGGCACGCTGCTGGTGACGCTCAAGGGCGTGAAGGTGGGCATCGTGGGCCTCACCACGCCGTCCACCCCGCGCATCGTCAACCCCGCGCTCGTGTCCACCCTGCGCTTCGACGGCATGGTGCCCACCACGCTGGATGCCGTGAAGCGTCTGCGCGCCCAGGGCGCCGAGGTGGTGGTGGGCGTGGCCCACGCCGGTGGCAAGTGCGCCGATCTCTCCAACCCGCGCGACCTCTCGAGCTGTGACCGCTCGGACGGGGAGATCTACGAGCTCGCCGAGTCGCTGCCGCCGGGCACCCTGGACGTCATCTTCGCCGGCCACACCCACCAGGCCATGGGGCACTACTTCGGAAACGTGCCCGTCCTGTCCACCTCGGGCCAGGGCCGCTCCTTCGGCGTGGTGGAGCTCTTCGTGGACCCGGCGAGCCGCAAGGTGCTGACCGAGCGCACCCGCCTCCAGGCCGCCATTCCCGTGTGCGCCCAGGTGGATGCGAAGACCGGCAGCTGCGACCCGCGCAAGCTGAAGGAGCAGGGCGCCGCGGTGCAACTCGTGGCCTCCACCTTCCTCGGGGGGCCCGTGGTGGCGGACAAGGAGGTGGAGGCGCTCGTGGCCCCCGCGCTCGCGCGTGTGGAGGAGGTGCAGCGCCGGCCCCTCGGCGTCACCGTCACCGCGCCCCTGGGGCGCAACTACGAGAGCGAGAGCGCGCTCGGAAATGTGCTCACGGACGCGCTGCGGGAGATGGAGAAGGTGGACGTGGCCCTGCTCAACTCCGGCGGCCTGCGCGCCAACCTGAAGGCGGGGCCGCTCACCTATGGCGACCTCTACGAGGTGTTGCCCTTCGACAACACGGTGGCCATCGTCACCGTCACCGGGGACGAGCTGCGGCGCCTGCTGGTGGCCGCCTATGGCACGGGCACCGGCGTCTTCCAGGAGTCCGGGCTGAAGGTGAAGCTGGCGCGCTGCCCTGGCCCCGAGCGCCTGCGCGACGTCACCCTGGCCAATGGCAAGCCGCTCGAGCCCAAGCGCCTGTACCGGGTGGTGCTGCCGGACTTCCTGGCCCGAGGCGCCGCCGGGCTCGGCTCCGTGCTGTCCCAGGTGCCCCCCGAGCGCATCGATCTGGGCCTCGGCCGCGAGCAGATCCTTCGTGACGCGCTCGCCACATGGTGGAAGAGCCGCGGCACGCCCATCTCGGTGCCCGCTACAGGCCGCATCAGCTTCGTGGACGGCGGCGAGTGCGCCTCCAAGGGCTCCGCGGCCCCCCGCTCCGAGCGGCCTTGA